A region from the Longimicrobium terrae genome encodes:
- a CDS encoding M16 family metallopeptidase, protein MQIPIEQYTLDNGLRVVLSSDHALPIVAVNLWYNVGSRDEQPGRTGLAHLFEHMMFQGSLNVTDTQHIQWVERVGGTINASTWLDRTNYYTILPSSHLELALWLDADRMGGFVAALTQEKFDNQREVVKNERRQRVDNAPYGDWDERLQRLVWPEDHPYHHAVIGSMEDLDAASLEDVANFFRTYYAPNNAVLTVCGDFDPAEARAMVERHFGPVPRGPEVPPIPGRPVVDPIQSGTLVRERVESAVALARVYVAHRIPPYGTTEYYVADLLSELLAGGKSARMYRSLVREQRMTASVGAFPFPAVKGASAFVMRGNALPGHSPEPLEAAMLAELQAVADAPPTDAEMERAMTGLEARRILELQKIGERADNISMLATYFGDPELINTELERYRALTARDVQAFVQTYLTEDNRVVLTYVPQAAVEAA, encoded by the coding sequence ATGCAGATTCCGATCGAGCAGTACACGCTGGACAACGGGCTGCGCGTCGTGCTTTCGAGCGACCACGCGCTTCCCATCGTGGCGGTGAACCTCTGGTACAACGTGGGCAGCCGCGATGAGCAGCCGGGGCGCACGGGGCTGGCCCACCTCTTTGAACACATGATGTTTCAGGGGTCGCTCAACGTCACCGATACGCAGCACATTCAGTGGGTGGAGCGCGTGGGCGGCACCATCAACGCCTCCACCTGGCTGGACCGCACCAACTACTACACCATTCTCCCGTCCAGCCACCTGGAACTGGCCCTCTGGCTGGACGCGGACCGCATGGGCGGCTTCGTGGCCGCGCTCACGCAGGAAAAGTTCGATAACCAGCGCGAGGTGGTAAAGAACGAGCGGCGCCAGCGCGTGGACAACGCCCCCTACGGCGACTGGGACGAGCGGCTGCAGCGGCTGGTCTGGCCGGAAGACCATCCCTATCACCACGCGGTGATCGGCAGCATGGAAGACCTCGACGCCGCCAGCCTGGAAGACGTCGCCAACTTCTTTCGCACCTACTACGCGCCCAACAACGCCGTCCTCACCGTCTGCGGCGACTTTGACCCGGCGGAGGCCCGGGCGATGGTGGAGCGCCACTTCGGGCCGGTGCCGCGCGGGCCGGAGGTGCCGCCGATTCCCGGGCGCCCCGTCGTGGACCCCATCCAGTCCGGCACGCTGGTGCGCGAGCGGGTGGAGTCCGCCGTGGCCCTCGCCCGCGTGTACGTGGCGCACCGCATTCCGCCGTACGGCACCACGGAGTACTACGTCGCCGACCTGCTTTCCGAACTGCTGGCGGGCGGAAAGTCCGCGCGCATGTACCGGTCGCTGGTGCGCGAGCAGCGCATGACGGCCTCGGTGGGCGCCTTTCCCTTTCCCGCGGTCAAGGGCGCCTCGGCGTTCGTCATGCGGGGCAACGCGCTCCCCGGGCACAGTCCGGAGCCGCTGGAAGCCGCCATGCTCGCCGAACTGCAGGCCGTGGCCGATGCCCCGCCCACCGACGCGGAAATGGAGCGCGCCATGACCGGGCTGGAGGCGCGGCGCATTCTGGAACTGCAGAAGATCGGCGAGCGCGCCGACAACATCAGCATGCTGGCCACCTACTTCGGCGATCCGGAGCTGATCAACACCGAACTGGAGCGCTACCGTGCGCTCACCGCGCGCGACGTGCAGGCGTTCGTGCAGACTTATCTGACCGAAGACAACCGCGTCGTGCTCACCTACGTTCCCCAGGCCGCCGTGGAGGCCGCGTGA
- a CDS encoding NUDIX hydrolase — MREDQSEVRPGLIERRPVHRGRVVDLGMDTVRFPDGSTGELEMIRHSGASAVLPVLSDPAGPDPQIVLVRQYRYAADGWLYEVPAGRPNRPGEPWDECARRELREETGLEAGELRPLTSILTTPGFTDERIHLFVATDLTAGATEFDADEFMSTVTMPMSQALRMVKDGEITDAKTICTLLYAAGFAFGM, encoded by the coding sequence ATGCGGGAAGATCAGTCGGAGGTGCGGCCGGGGCTCATCGAGCGCAGGCCGGTGCACCGGGGGCGGGTGGTGGACCTGGGAATGGACACGGTCCGCTTTCCCGACGGATCCACGGGCGAGCTGGAGATGATCCGGCACTCGGGTGCCTCGGCGGTGCTGCCGGTGTTGAGCGACCCCGCCGGACCGGACCCCCAGATCGTGCTGGTGAGGCAGTACCGCTACGCCGCGGACGGCTGGCTGTACGAGGTGCCCGCCGGCCGGCCCAACCGCCCCGGAGAGCCGTGGGATGAATGCGCGCGGCGCGAGCTGCGCGAAGAGACGGGGCTGGAGGCGGGCGAGCTTCGCCCGCTGACGTCCATCCTCACCACGCCCGGCTTTACGGACGAACGCATCCACCTCTTCGTCGCCACCGACCTGACCGCCGGCGCAACCGAGTTCGACGCCGACGAGTTCATGTCCACCGTCACCATGCCCATGTCGCAGGCGCTGCGGATGGTGAAGGACGGCGAGATCACCGACGCCAAGACCATCTGCACGCTGCTGTACGCGGCGGGGTTCGCCTTCGGGATGTAG
- a CDS encoding TlpA family protein disulfide reductase — MPSDRHPLAAALAALGEMAAGFGGRPPAGRLPRAGSPLPAFDFAAVDGPRISRDSIAGSPALLVAWSRTCSASRLALRAVDEVRSDYARRGIRVVVLAEDDDPAALRAFIREARVEVPVAHTPGLRALMDPGRLPWQKSFPLPAYLLADRDGRLVAATAGVPMAEVQRGRVRLAHVRAMLDAFLAAPG; from the coding sequence ATGCCGTCCGACAGACACCCCCTCGCCGCCGCGCTGGCCGCGTTGGGCGAGATGGCCGCCGGTTTCGGTGGACGCCCGCCCGCCGGCCGGCTTCCGCGGGCGGGTTCGCCGCTCCCCGCCTTCGACTTTGCCGCGGTGGATGGACCGCGGATCAGCCGCGACTCTATCGCGGGCTCCCCCGCCCTCCTCGTCGCGTGGAGCCGCACCTGCTCCGCGTCGCGGCTGGCCCTGCGCGCGGTGGACGAGGTGCGGAGCGACTACGCCCGGCGCGGCATCCGCGTCGTGGTGCTGGCGGAAGACGACGACCCCGCCGCGCTGCGCGCGTTCATCCGCGAGGCGAGGGTGGAGGTGCCGGTCGCGCACACACCCGGCCTGCGGGCGCTGATGGACCCCGGCCGCCTCCCCTGGCAGAAGAGCTTTCCGCTTCCCGCCTATCTGCTGGCGGACAGGGACGGGCGGCTGGTCGCGGCCACGGCCGGCGTACCGATGGCCGAGGTTCAGCGGGGGCGCGTCCGCCTCGCGCACGTCAGGGCGATGCTCGACGCCTTTCTGGCCGCGCCGGGCTGA
- the larB gene encoding nickel pincer cofactor biosynthesis protein LarB, with translation MTPERLRALLDEVAAGSLPVDEAERRLAWAPTEDLGFARVDHHRALRHGFPEVVFGLGKTPEQLAMIAARIAARGEGVLATRVDEAAFEPLRAAVPGIRINPLGRTAYLPAAEPVARRTRGSVLIVTAGTSDLPVAEEAADTAAAFGNPVERLTDVGVAGIHRILAAQDTLAGAAVIIVVAGMEGALPSVVGGLVSVPVIAVPTSVGYGAAFGGLSALLGMLNSCASGVTVVNIDNGFGAASAASRINLLPPA, from the coding sequence GTGACGCCCGAGCGGCTGCGCGCGCTGCTGGACGAGGTGGCGGCCGGCTCCCTGCCGGTGGACGAGGCGGAGCGGCGGCTGGCCTGGGCGCCCACGGAGGACCTGGGATTCGCCCGCGTGGACCATCACCGCGCGCTGCGGCACGGCTTTCCGGAAGTCGTCTTCGGCCTGGGCAAGACGCCGGAGCAACTGGCCATGATCGCCGCGCGCATCGCGGCGCGCGGAGAAGGTGTTCTTGCGACGCGGGTGGATGAGGCCGCCTTCGAGCCGCTGCGGGCCGCCGTCCCCGGCATCCGCATCAACCCGCTGGGCCGGACGGCGTACCTGCCCGCGGCGGAGCCCGTCGCGCGGCGCACACGGGGTTCGGTGCTGATCGTGACCGCGGGGACGAGCGACCTGCCGGTGGCGGAAGAAGCGGCGGATACGGCCGCCGCGTTCGGCAATCCGGTGGAAAGACTGACGGATGTGGGCGTGGCGGGAATCCACCGCATCCTTGCCGCGCAAGACACGCTGGCCGGCGCGGCGGTGATCATCGTCGTGGCGGGAATGGAAGGGGCGCTCCCCTCCGTGGTCGGCGGCCTCGTCTCGGTCCCCGTGATCGCCGTGCCGACGAGCGTGGGCTACGGCGCGGCGTTCGGCGGACTTTCCGCGCTGCTGGGGATGCTGAACTCCTGCGCGTCCGGTGTCACCGTGGTCAACATCGACAACGGATTCGGCGCGGCTTCCGCCGCGTCGCGCATCAACCTCCTGCCGCCCGCCTGA
- a CDS encoding sigma-70 family RNA polymerase sigma factor yields the protein MFNLSVSERRDAQKPRSPREQLKQLDDSGVVAAHLEGNRLAFGELVERYQNRLLNFVYRSTGDRERAEDLVQETFIRVYRHLHRFDQSKKFSTWIYTISSNLAKNELRNRSRNPLVLFQTLLKNRDADAKPLEWEDNTYRPDDLFRKRHLKSQVDAAVAELPEHHRTVFVLREMEGKTYEEIAEITSTNLGTVKSRLNRARNNFAALIAPVLD from the coding sequence ATGTTCAATCTTTCCGTCAGTGAACGCCGCGATGCTCAGAAGCCGCGCTCTCCGCGCGAGCAGCTGAAGCAGTTGGACGACAGCGGCGTGGTGGCCGCGCACCTGGAGGGCAACCGGCTGGCCTTTGGCGAACTGGTGGAGCGCTACCAGAACCGCCTGCTCAACTTCGTCTACCGCAGCACGGGCGACCGCGAGCGCGCCGAGGACCTGGTGCAGGAAACCTTCATCCGCGTGTACCGGCACCTGCACCGTTTTGACCAGAGCAAGAAGTTCTCGACCTGGATCTACACGATCTCGTCGAACCTGGCCAAGAACGAGCTGCGCAACCGCTCGCGCAACCCGCTGGTCCTGTTTCAGACGCTGCTCAAGAACCGCGACGCGGACGCCAAGCCGCTGGAGTGGGAAGACAACACCTACCGCCCGGACGACCTGTTCCGGAAGCGCCACCTGAAGAGCCAGGTGGACGCCGCGGTGGCCGAGCTTCCCGAGCACCACCGCACCGTCTTTGTCCTTCGCGAGATGGAGGGCAAGACGTACGAGGAGATCGCCGAGATCACCTCCACCAACCTGGGCACGGTCAAGAGCCGGCTGAACCGCGCGCGCAACAACTTCGCCGCGCTGATCGCCCCGGTGCTGGACTGA
- a CDS encoding sensor domain-containing diguanylate cyclase codes for MAVWTFRARGRDAASAAAMWPAAHLLIAVTGHLASPLIALGAAWAALFARRAPRWGMHGAGAALLLGLGADWMDGTAPGWAAAARWALLMGVGPALAGIGSRMGRGASTGNDRPQPAPAAPREGAATDSETVDTAIGIVLRATDAHEAALWRAEGEQEDRSASLMARVAAPDVPAPASPVALAGHPFAWAIDERLPQRIERGKRDLPSPWAAEMLLVPVETEQGGMVLSLAYPGMVPPGAEAAAVRGGQHLATVLGLLRGRSSIHRAEAGMRAMADAVRVLPGELEMGKFAGELCAVVRQGTGAAGAAVMMVTDDSGRGKVLHASGDPMPMAAEAFGEGESRVALAVKHGVDLAYADLKRERDRLPLLAPGEKWERAPRSAVVLPLMVDGRAIGAVAAWHPEPGRFGEREREILHSLCSIAPLPMRSARRFEALDHRASTDPLTDLPNRSAFDQRLTALSGYFDRYARPFSLIAIDVDFFKKFNDTWGHEAGDRVLRHVADLLKATVRDVDLPARLGGEEFVVLLPETTLRQATEAAERIRRSLESRSVNWNGRPLSVTASLGVACVPDCTAVPADALALADAALYRAKELGRNRVAAAPRAEKEAGTRG; via the coding sequence ATGGCGGTGTGGACCTTTCGCGCGCGGGGACGGGACGCGGCCTCCGCGGCGGCGATGTGGCCCGCCGCGCACCTGCTGATCGCCGTCACGGGGCACCTTGCGTCGCCGCTGATTGCGCTGGGCGCCGCGTGGGCCGCGCTCTTTGCCCGGCGCGCGCCGCGGTGGGGGATGCACGGCGCGGGCGCGGCGCTGCTCCTGGGGCTGGGCGCGGACTGGATGGACGGCACGGCGCCGGGGTGGGCCGCCGCGGCGCGCTGGGCGCTGCTGATGGGCGTCGGCCCGGCGCTGGCGGGAATCGGATCGCGGATGGGCCGCGGAGCGTCCACCGGGAATGACCGGCCGCAGCCCGCGCCCGCGGCTCCCCGCGAAGGCGCCGCGACGGATTCCGAAACGGTGGATACGGCGATCGGCATCGTGCTGCGCGCGACGGACGCGCACGAGGCGGCGCTCTGGCGGGCGGAGGGCGAGCAGGAAGACCGCTCCGCGTCGCTGATGGCCCGCGTGGCCGCGCCGGATGTGCCCGCGCCCGCGTCGCCCGTGGCGCTGGCCGGGCACCCGTTCGCGTGGGCCATCGACGAACGCCTGCCGCAGCGGATCGAGCGCGGCAAGCGGGACCTGCCCTCGCCCTGGGCGGCGGAGATGCTGCTGGTTCCGGTGGAAACTGAGCAGGGCGGAATGGTGCTGTCGCTGGCGTATCCCGGCATGGTGCCGCCCGGCGCGGAAGCCGCCGCGGTCCGCGGGGGACAGCACCTGGCCACCGTGCTGGGGCTGCTGCGTGGGCGCTCGTCCATCCACCGCGCGGAAGCGGGCATGCGCGCGATGGCGGATGCCGTGCGGGTGCTCCCCGGAGAACTGGAGATGGGAAAGTTCGCCGGCGAACTGTGCGCCGTGGTACGCCAGGGCACCGGCGCGGCCGGCGCGGCGGTGATGATGGTGACGGACGACAGCGGGCGCGGAAAGGTGCTGCACGCCAGCGGCGATCCCATGCCCATGGCGGCGGAGGCGTTCGGCGAGGGCGAGTCGCGGGTGGCGCTGGCCGTAAAGCACGGCGTGGACCTGGCCTACGCGGACCTCAAGCGCGAGCGCGACCGGCTTCCGCTGCTTGCCCCGGGCGAGAAGTGGGAGCGGGCGCCGCGGTCCGCCGTCGTGCTGCCGTTGATGGTGGACGGACGGGCGATCGGCGCCGTCGCGGCCTGGCACCCCGAGCCGGGGCGCTTTGGCGAGCGGGAGCGCGAGATTCTGCACTCGCTCTGCTCCATTGCGCCGCTGCCGATGCGGAGCGCGCGCCGCTTCGAGGCGCTGGACCACCGCGCATCCACCGATCCGCTCACTGACCTGCCCAACCGCAGCGCGTTCGACCAGCGGCTGACGGCGCTGTCCGGCTACTTCGACCGCTACGCGCGGCCGTTCAGCCTGATCGCCATCGACGTCGACTTCTTCAAGAAGTTCAATGATACGTGGGGGCACGAGGCGGGCGACCGCGTGCTGCGCCACGTGGCGGATCTGCTCAAGGCGACCGTCCGCGACGTGGACCTTCCCGCGCGGCTGGGCGGCGAGGAGTTCGTGGTGCTGCTGCCGGAAACGACGCTGCGGCAAGCCACGGAAGCCGCGGAGCGCATTCGCCGCTCGCTGGAGTCGCGCAGCGTAAACTGGAACGGCCGCCCGCTTTCCGTCACCGCGTCGCTGGGCGTGGCGTGCGTGCCGGACTGCACCGCGGTGCCCGCCGACGCACTCGCGCTGGCGGATGCCGCGCTCTATCGCGCCAAGGAACTGGGCCGCAACCGCGTGGCCGCCGCGCCGCGCGCCGAAAAGGAAGCCGGCACCCGCGGCTGA
- the holA gene encoding DNA polymerase III subunit delta: MPPLRPAQLDRTLRDRVAGGAFFFHGDEDFLREDAASRVVAAYLDPATRDFNFDQVRGADVAAEDLASVIGTPPMMAEHRVVVVRDAQGLSVKAREVVEAAAKAPPQGLILVLSAVIPSASKAKFYDDLKKHAVSIEFAPLSHDDAPGWAMETAREELGYELEPDAARALVGGVGVDLGTLTSELKKLAAYAQERKRVTLEDVRAVGGAIPRQDRWEWFDLIAERRFREAVAALPVMLDQGENGVGLVIGMGGVMLRIGLVCAGGPAALERELKPFQKWMARRVGPQARKWTLPEVDRAMEELLRTDRLLKSASLSDRQAIEELLLRLWAIERPARAA, translated from the coding sequence GTGCCGCCCCTTCGCCCCGCGCAGCTGGACCGCACCCTTCGCGATCGTGTCGCGGGGGGTGCGTTCTTCTTTCACGGCGACGAAGATTTTCTGCGCGAAGACGCCGCCTCGCGGGTAGTGGCGGCGTACCTGGACCCCGCCACCCGCGACTTCAACTTTGACCAGGTGCGCGGCGCCGACGTGGCCGCCGAGGACCTGGCTTCCGTCATCGGCACGCCGCCGATGATGGCCGAGCACCGCGTCGTGGTCGTGCGCGACGCGCAGGGGCTGAGCGTAAAGGCGCGCGAGGTGGTGGAGGCCGCGGCCAAGGCGCCCCCGCAGGGGCTCATCCTGGTGCTGTCCGCCGTCATCCCCTCCGCCAGCAAGGCCAAGTTCTACGACGACCTGAAGAAGCACGCCGTCAGCATCGAGTTCGCCCCCCTGTCGCACGACGACGCGCCGGGGTGGGCGATGGAGACCGCGCGCGAGGAACTGGGCTACGAGCTGGAGCCGGACGCCGCGCGGGCGCTGGTGGGCGGCGTGGGCGTGGACTTGGGGACGCTGACGTCGGAGTTGAAGAAGCTGGCGGCCTACGCGCAGGAGCGGAAGCGCGTGACGCTGGAGGATGTACGGGCCGTCGGCGGGGCCATTCCCCGGCAGGACCGCTGGGAATGGTTCGACCTCATCGCCGAGCGCCGCTTTCGCGAGGCGGTGGCCGCGCTCCCCGTGATGCTGGACCAGGGGGAGAACGGCGTGGGGCTGGTGATCGGGATGGGGGGCGTGATGCTGCGCATCGGCCTGGTGTGCGCGGGCGGGCCGGCGGCGCTGGAGCGGGAACTGAAGCCGTTTCAGAAGTGGATGGCGCGCCGCGTGGGTCCCCAGGCCCGCAAGTGGACGCTCCCCGAGGTGGACCGCGCGATGGAGGAACTGCTGCGCACCGACCGCCTGCTGAAGTCCGCGTCGCTTTCCGACCGGCAGGCCATCGAAGAGCTGCTGCTTCGCCTGTGGGCCATCGAACGCCCCGCCCGCGCGGCCTGA
- the dusB gene encoding tRNA dihydrouridine synthase DusB — MSAKLTDLLTSGSVPLYLAPQAGVSESPFRRLCREYGADVVVSEFVSAEGIRRHDRRTHGYLRFHDDERPIGIQIFGSEPDAMAEAARLVEEVYEPDFLDINFGCPVKKVVSRNGGSGCLRDLDLVENIIRAVKAAISIPTTVKIRSGFTEETRRPVEIALRCQDAGAVALTLHARTRTQMYSGTANWDEIAAVKAALDIPVIGNGDVFRGEDAARMHAHTGCDAIMIARGSHGAPWLFRQGRAALQGLPVPADPDPAERFRIVIEHARLAIAWESDEEKAMIEFRKHLGWYTKGLPNGRLLRQELFEVRRLEDAERLLEGYLAEYEGAPA, encoded by the coding sequence ATGTCCGCCAAACTGACCGACCTGCTCACGAGCGGCTCCGTTCCGCTGTATCTGGCTCCCCAGGCGGGAGTCAGCGAATCGCCGTTCCGCCGGCTGTGCCGCGAGTACGGCGCCGACGTCGTGGTTTCGGAGTTCGTCTCCGCCGAGGGCATCCGCCGGCACGACCGGCGCACCCACGGCTATCTGCGCTTTCACGACGACGAGCGCCCCATCGGCATCCAGATCTTCGGCTCGGAGCCGGACGCCATGGCCGAGGCCGCGCGCCTGGTGGAAGAGGTGTACGAGCCGGACTTTCTGGACATCAACTTCGGCTGTCCGGTCAAGAAGGTCGTAAGCCGCAACGGCGGCAGCGGCTGCCTGCGCGACCTGGATCTGGTGGAAAACATCATCCGCGCGGTAAAGGCGGCCATCAGCATTCCCACGACGGTCAAGATCCGCAGCGGCTTTACGGAAGAGACGCGGCGGCCGGTGGAGATCGCGCTGCGCTGCCAGGACGCGGGCGCCGTCGCGCTGACGCTGCACGCGCGCACGCGGACGCAGATGTACAGCGGCACGGCCAATTGGGATGAGATCGCCGCGGTGAAGGCCGCGCTCGACATCCCCGTCATCGGCAACGGCGACGTGTTCCGCGGCGAGGACGCGGCCCGCATGCACGCGCACACCGGCTGCGACGCCATCATGATCGCGCGCGGCTCGCACGGGGCGCCGTGGCTGTTCCGGCAGGGGCGCGCGGCGCTGCAGGGGCTTCCGGTTCCCGCCGATCCCGATCCGGCGGAGCGCTTCCGCATCGTCATCGAGCACGCGCGCCTCGCCATCGCCTGGGAATCGGACGAGGAAAAGGCGATGATCGAGTTCCGCAAGCACCTGGGGTGGTATACCAAGGGGCTGCCGAACGGGCGTCTGCTGCGGCAGGAATTGTTCGAGGTGCGGCGGCTGGAAGATGCCGAGCGGCTGCTGGAAGGGTACCTGGCGGAGTACGAGGGAGCGCCGGCGTGA
- a CDS encoding insulinase family protein — translation MSAPAEFDRTRPPAPGKLRSFHFPPVQRATLASGLQVVLAENHTFPLATLDVVLPAGALSEPDGKRGVASLTSGLLESGAGPRDAAEIAERVDELGLVLETGNSWDTTLVGFTGLNSRLDAGMEVLADLVIRPAFPADEVERIRGERLASLTQRRADPGALADELVTHFMFPETHPFSRRMGGLASTLAAMTRQDVTDFHDAYYRPDGAWLFAAGDLTLDQVVRMAERHFAGWEGTVPAAPDPETRNRLEETTFLLADRPGSVQSEVRVGHIGVERNHPDYFAITVLNAILGGTFASRLNMNLRERLGYTYGVSSSFGMRRSPGTFHVSAAIQSEPTPHAVSEILRDMRDLQQDLVPREELENAQHYLAGVFPLGLQTTDGLSGKLSTLAVYGLPDDYFGSYRERLLAVTAEEVREAARRHLMPDRAAVVIVGDAGALRPGLEALNAGPVQIVDPADVLR, via the coding sequence GTGAGCGCCCCCGCGGAGTTCGACCGCACCCGGCCGCCCGCGCCCGGGAAGCTGCGGTCCTTTCACTTTCCGCCCGTGCAGCGCGCCACGCTGGCCAGCGGGCTGCAGGTGGTGCTGGCGGAAAACCACACCTTTCCGCTCGCCACGCTGGACGTGGTCCTTCCCGCCGGGGCCCTTTCGGAGCCGGATGGAAAGCGCGGCGTGGCCTCGCTCACCTCCGGGCTGCTGGAGTCCGGCGCCGGCCCGCGCGACGCCGCCGAAATCGCGGAGCGGGTGGATGAACTGGGGCTGGTGCTGGAAACGGGGAACTCGTGGGACACCACCCTGGTGGGGTTCACGGGGCTGAATTCCCGGCTGGACGCGGGGATGGAAGTGCTGGCCGACCTGGTCATCCGCCCCGCCTTTCCGGCGGACGAGGTGGAGCGCATCCGCGGCGAGCGGCTGGCCTCGCTCACCCAGCGCCGCGCCGATCCCGGCGCGCTGGCGGACGAGCTGGTCACGCACTTCATGTTTCCCGAAACGCACCCGTTTTCGCGGCGGATGGGCGGGCTGGCGTCCACCCTGGCCGCCATGACGCGCCAGGACGTCACGGACTTTCACGACGCGTACTACCGGCCGGACGGCGCGTGGCTCTTTGCCGCGGGCGACCTGACGCTGGACCAGGTCGTCCGCATGGCCGAGCGGCACTTTGCCGGGTGGGAGGGAACGGTGCCCGCCGCGCCGGATCCGGAAACCCGCAACCGGCTGGAGGAGACGACCTTTCTGCTGGCGGACCGCCCGGGCTCGGTGCAGAGCGAGGTGCGGGTGGGGCACATCGGGGTGGAGCGCAACCATCCCGACTACTTCGCCATCACGGTGCTCAACGCGATCCTGGGCGGCACCTTTGCCTCGCGGCTCAACATGAACCTGCGCGAGCGGCTGGGCTACACCTACGGCGTCAGTTCCAGCTTCGGAATGCGGCGCTCGCCGGGCACCTTTCACGTCAGCGCCGCGATTCAAAGCGAGCCCACGCCGCACGCCGTCAGCGAGATCCTGCGCGACATGCGCGATCTGCAGCAGGATCTGGTGCCGCGCGAAGAGCTGGAAAACGCGCAGCACTACCTTGCCGGCGTCTTTCCCCTCGGCCTGCAGACCACCGACGGGCTTTCCGGCAAGCTGAGCACGCTGGCCGTGTACGGGCTCCCGGACGACTACTTCGGCAGCTACCGCGAGCGCCTGCTCGCCGTCACGGCGGAGGAGGTGCGCGAAGCCGCGCGCAGGCACCTGATGCCGGACCGCGCCGCCGTCGTCATCGTGGGCGACGCGGGGGCGTTGCGGCCCGGACTGGAGGCGCTGAACGCCGGTCCCGTGCAGATCGTGGATCCCGCGGACGTGCTGCGCTGA
- a CDS encoding ElyC/SanA/YdcF family protein translates to MSHPPDPDDTVAYGRDPVRPDPAPSDPVRPDPVRPGPVQPDGVSSGHARAAAKKERPVRKRAPLPVRIVRRLVQLCLFVVACWALTVAAIHVYGRRNEARKVDAIVVLGAAQYDGRPSPVLRARLDHAISLYKRGLAPRLIMTGGQAPGDTVSEAEVGRRYAARQGVPRRDILIENTGMTTVESMSSVASMMKTRQLKTAVMVSDPFHMLRLKLLARQFGIQGYTSPTRTSPISRNRGEERKHLIRESFSLPFALFEAVTGARTEREKL, encoded by the coding sequence GTGAGCCATCCCCCGGACCCGGACGATACCGTCGCGTATGGGCGCGACCCCGTGCGCCCCGATCCCGCGCCTTCCGATCCGGTGCGGCCCGACCCCGTGCGGCCCGGCCCCGTGCAGCCGGACGGCGTGTCGTCGGGGCACGCGCGCGCGGCCGCAAAGAAGGAGCGGCCCGTGCGCAAGCGGGCGCCGCTTCCCGTGCGCATCGTCCGCCGGCTGGTCCAGCTCTGCCTTTTCGTGGTGGCGTGCTGGGCGCTTACCGTCGCCGCCATCCACGTCTACGGACGGCGCAACGAGGCGCGCAAGGTAGACGCGATCGTCGTCCTGGGCGCCGCGCAGTACGACGGGCGTCCGTCGCCGGTGCTGCGCGCGCGGCTGGACCACGCCATCTCCCTGTACAAGCGGGGCCTCGCGCCGCGCTTGATCATGACCGGCGGGCAGGCGCCGGGCGACACGGTGAGCGAGGCGGAGGTCGGCCGCCGCTACGCCGCGCGGCAGGGCGTGCCCCGGCGCGACATCCTCATCGAAAACACGGGAATGACCACGGTGGAATCCATGTCCTCCGTGGCCTCCATGATGAAGACGCGCCAGCTCAAGACGGCCGTCATGGTGAGCGATCCCTTTCACATGCTGCGCCTCAAGCTCCTCGCGCGGCAGTTCGGGATCCAGGGCTACACCTCTCCCACCCGCACCAGCCCCATTTCCCGCAACCGCGGCGAAGAACGCAAGCACCTGATCCGCGAAAGCTTCAGCCTTCCGTTCGCGCTGTTCGAGGCGGTGACGGGGGCCAGGACGGAACGGGAGAAGCTGTAA
- a CDS encoding helix-turn-helix domain-containing protein, which translates to MRDELFNELLESVRQGGAILRGESAPSRTFVADEVDVRELRTRLKLSQPKFAAMMGVPVGTLRNWEQGRRRPDGPARALLRVVAKHPEAVLDALR; encoded by the coding sequence ATGCGCGACGAGCTGTTCAACGAACTCCTGGAAAGCGTGCGCCAGGGCGGCGCCATCCTGCGCGGCGAGTCTGCGCCGTCGCGCACCTTCGTGGCCGACGAGGTGGACGTGCGCGAACTGCGCACCCGGCTCAAGCTTTCCCAGCCCAAGTTCGCGGCCATGATGGGCGTTCCCGTGGGCACGCTGCGCAACTGGGAGCAGGGCCGCCGCCGCCCCGACGGCCCCGCCCGCGCGCTGCTGCGCGTAGTGGCCAAGCACCCGGAGGCCGTGCTGGACGCGCTGCGCTGA
- a CDS encoding type II toxin-antitoxin system RelE/ParE family toxin, with protein MEIVETPLFTRRVQDLLSAESYRELQILLLDDPATGAVIAGTGGIRKVRWAGSGRGRRGGVRVIYYAALAHNRLLMLHVYPKNEQDDLTTQQRRVLQALVTAEFG; from the coding sequence ATGGAAATCGTCGAAACGCCGCTGTTCACGCGGCGCGTTCAGGACCTGCTTTCCGCCGAGTCGTACCGCGAACTCCAGATTCTGCTGCTCGACGATCCAGCTACGGGCGCCGTCATCGCGGGCACCGGAGGCATTCGCAAGGTGCGCTGGGCGGGGAGCGGCCGGGGCAGGCGCGGCGGCGTGCGCGTCATCTATTACGCCGCGCTGGCGCACAACCGGCTGCTCATGCTGCACGTGTATCCCAAGAACGAGCAGGACGACCTCACCACCCAGCAGCGGCGGGTGCTGCAGGCGCTGGTAACGGCCGAGTTCGGCTGA